The following proteins are co-located in the Mobula hypostoma chromosome 4, sMobHyp1.1, whole genome shotgun sequence genome:
- the lrrtm1 gene encoding leucine-rich repeat transmembrane neuronal protein 1, with protein sequence MDFLLVGLSLHWLLKKPSASVVCVLGALLEMLPAADSLCAQQCRCDGKLVYCESQSLSEMPRNLSGVQGLSLRYNSLSELHDDQFAGLLQLTWLYLDHNHIYSVEANAFRGLRRLKELVLSSNKITQLPNATFRPMPNLRHVQLSYNNLQALEPDLFHGLRKLQTLHLRSNALKFIPVRIFQDCRSLEFLDVGYNQLQSLARNAFAGLLKLTELHLEHNDLVKVNFAHFPRLLSLRTLYMQWNKVSFVVNSLDWTWNHLEKLDLSGNEIAFIESYAFEVVPNLKILQLDSNRLTTIEQPILDSWKSLTSISLSGNSWECNRNICALATWLSNFKGHHEGSLLCASPVHTQGEEVLDAVHGFHICDDPVTSTATVSGSTSVAETDQDMTAIRDASSMYVTQDTTGVRTTELISVTGVLSHDQQENTIHVHKVITGTMALLFSFLIVVLVLYVSWKCFPAGLRHLRQCFVTQRRKQKQQQTMHQMAAMSTQEYYVDYKPNHIEGALVIINDYGSCSCHQQPARECEV encoded by the coding sequence ATGGATTTCCTTCTTGTGGGTCTCAGTCTGCACTGGCTCCTGAAAAAGCCTTCAGCGTCGGTTGTGTGTGTCCTCGGCGCGTTGTTGGAAATGTTGCCCGCCGCTGACAGCCTGTGCGCTCAGCAGTGCCGCTGCGACGGGAAGCTGGTGTATTGCGAGTCGCAGAGCCTGAGCGAAATGCCGCGCAACCTGTCGGGGGTGCAGGGTCTGTCGCTCCGCTACAACAGCCTGTCCGAGCTGCACGACGACCAGTTCGCCGGCTTGCTGCAGCTTACCTGGCTCTACCTCGACCACAATCACATCTACTCGGTGGAAGCGAATGCCTTCCGGGGGCTGCGCCGGCTCAAGGAGTTGGTGCTCAGCTCCAACAAGATCACCCAGCTGCCCAACGCCACTTTCAGGCCCATGCCAAACCTTCGGCACGTGCAGCTGTCCTACAACAATCTGCAGGCTCTGGAGCCCGACCTCTTCCATGGGCTGCGCAAGCTGCAGACGCTGCACCTAAGGTCGAATGCACTGAAGTTCATACCGGTCCGGATCTTCCAGGACTGTCGCAGCCTGGAGTTTCTGGACGTCGGATATAATCAGCTGCAAAGCCTAGCGCGGAACGCGTTCGCGGGCTTGTTGAAACTAACTGAACTCCACTTGGAGCACAATGATTTGGTAAAAGTAAACTTTGCTCACTTCCCACGGCTGCTCTCTCTGAGAACCCTCTACATGCAGTGGAACAAAGTCAGCTTTGTGGTGAATTCTTTAGACTGGACTTGGAACCATCTAGAAAAACTAGACCTCTCTGGGAATGAGATTGCATTTATTGAGTCTTATGCCTTTGAAGTTGTGCCTAACCTCAAAATACTTCAGTTGGATTCAAACCGTCTCACAACCATTGAGCAGCCAATTCTGGACTCTTGGAAATCTCTAACTAGCATCAGCCTTTCTGGGAACAGCTGGGAATGCAATCGGAATATATGTGCTTTGGCCACCTGGCTAAGCAATTTTAAGGGACACCACGAAGGGAGTCTATTGTGTGCCAGCCCTGTCCACACCCAGGGCGAAGAGGTACTAGACGCCGTGCATGGTTTTCACATATGTGACGACCCGGTGACAAGCACGGCGACAGTATCAGGCAGCACCAGCGTGGCGGAGACAGACCAAGATATGACAGCAATCAGAGATGCCTCCAGCATGTATGTCACGCAGGATACAACGGGAGTAAGAACGACTGAATTAATCAGTGTCACCGGTGTGCTTTCTCACGATCAACAGGAAAACACTATTCATGTTCACAAAGTAATCACGGGCACTATGGCGCTGCTCTTCTCCTTTCTGATAGTGGTGCTGGTGCTCTACGTGTCGTGGAAGTGCTTTCCTGCTGGCCTGAGGCATTTGAGGCAGTGCTTCGTGACACAGCGCCGCAAGCAGAAACAGCAACAAACTATGCATCAGATGGCTGCCATGTCCACACAGGAATACTACGTGGACTACAAACCCAATCACATTGAGGGGGCTCTGGTGATCATCAATGATTACGGATCGTGTTCTTGTCACCAACAGCCAGCCAGGGAATGTGAAGTGTGA